The window acatattaccTACTCCATATGTTTTAGGATAATTTTCTTTTAGACTTTGGCTTGTTAAtcaaatcaaaaaattattattcaacaaacatgaagaaaacacgGTCATTAATATGTACATTGAGGCATTGAGCACAATAGGCAGAAAGATTGTTTTAGGAAGTTTCTGAGAATATAGGGAATGATacaattgttttatttgtttcctACTCCCTATGTCTCAGAATAATTATATGGCTTATTAGAGGCATTGCATATTTGCTTAGTTAAAGCTTTTTTACTTTGAATTTTGGATCAACCTGAAATCAAACTTAATAATTTAAACATATGGCCAATactttctcaacaacttgtaaGGATTACAttcagttttttattttgtattttagcTTCAAACTTTGTGAAAGATGAAATTTGTTGCAATTTCTTTTTGGATCAATAATTTCAAGTTGCATGAATCTCATagtgttattatttttttttttgcagatcTGTCCAGTTTGCTCTGCTAAAGTGACGAGAGATATGTTAAGCCATATCACTCTGCAGCACGGACACTTATTTAAAATATCCTTCCACTATGGAGAATTAATCCTTCATTTAACTGCCATTTGCATTGAAAGCCATCCTTTGATATCATGAGTAGTTCATACAAATCATGAAGCTAGACTGCTTTATGCTATTCAGTATTAGTTTTTTGAAATTAGTGATCCACATTATGCTATATTGCTATTCTGTTTCGTTATCAATTTTGGACGAGTGAGATTGTTTGTGATTATTACCAATTAAAGTTATATtggttaaataatagtaaataaTATATTCTTCTAATAGAataatttaggaggttttatgcatcaaAACTCACTTTAGGCTACTTTCAACCCAATTGATCAATTCATAGACTTGTGCATGTGATTCAACTAACACCTCAGATTGTGAATGCCACACATGTTAAGGGTATCGTATTTCCTATCAAAGTTGTCCTTAACTTAAAAAATACATGCAGCGACGTCGTAGACTACGCAGAGTAGCTGTCCCAAATAGTCAGGCTCTTTCGCTTTTGGGCCGCGATCTTAGAGAGGCTCATCTGCAGGTGCTTCTTGGTGGCGGCAGTGGTGGAGTCTATAGGTCGTCAAATATCAATACATCATCATCGACAAGTGCTGCGGCTTCTGATCcttttctttcatctttggtTCTAAACTTTCCTGGCTCTGAAGCTGAAGAAATTTCCAAGTCAATAGTGTCGAATGTTGAAGAAAGTTCCTTGAAGAGTCCAACTCCACAACATATATGGAAATCAAGGTAATGTTACcactcaagtttttttttagttttattcttAACTTTATAGATTATGGATTCCTTTTGAAAGAATATCCACTACAATAGGTCAGTTAATTCTAATTCATTTGTGCATATTAACACACTATCAAATGGACCAAATCGTAATATGTGGCTTCATCGGTATGTGGAGAATTCGATTGTGAGGAATTGCTTTGGGGTCTTTCTATTTGAAGTGTTGAGATATTGCATGAACCTCCGAACGTTCAAAGAACTTCAAGGGTGGGAAAATTGTGATTTTCGTAATGCGTTAAAATGGGTAGTTGTTTTAGACGGGCGTGATGAGTTGACCCACAAGGCACAAATAGTCTTTGTCCTTTTTTTTGCTGCAAAATATCTAATATGTTAAATATGATTAGTACTTTAGGAGGTCAAATGcatgaaaaattacattttggGTTTGACATATTTAACTTGTTTATTTGGTAATTAATTGTTTGATTCTATTCCTTTAACTTTATAGATAAAACATAGCCTAAATCAACCTCTTCATGAGTGAAGATATAGTTTGCTACTACTAGAAGCTGTATATATAACCACATGTTCCTTTATCACAGTTTTGATCCTTCATTGAGTTCTGAAGAACGGGAAAAGAGAATGCGACAGGCCACAGGACGGGCCGTTTTTCTCCAAGATCTGCTGGTATCAACGCTTTTAACTGACTAAAACTGACACTCAGAGTGAGAACCGAGCAAGTAATCTGCAAACTATAATGTCAAATTATCTGATTAAGCAGATATGTTCTAGTTATTTCATCTCGGCTCTTGCCCTCTCAAACCCGTGTTGTATGAGCAAATATGATCATTTCATGTTAAAGAAATCAGTAATATTTATTTCTGATTTGTTATGTTTATGTTACATCAACCGTCTCAAGAGGGCGGCTTTATAAAATGTTTGTTGGATTATTGTGCATTTTAAGGGGTTCTTTTTGTCAACTAACAAGTTCTTTTGTATAATTAGGAATTTattcttataaatttttttttttggttcatgGTATTAGTTATcaagttttaaatattattatcaaTCTTGGTTTTTCCTACTTAACTGAATTTTCTAAACTTGAATTGCAAATTACTATGTTCGTGAATATATAGAACTTGTCAGTTTTAAATGGAACAAAGTTGGCCACATCTGGGATGCTGGATGGTAACCATATGGTCAACCACGCCACATGCTCCGGTGGTGCCATGGTTGCTAAGCGATGCCTTTCAGTTTCTTTCATTTTTGCTCTAAATTTGAAATTCATGGACCTCTTTAgcacatatatgatatatgcaTGTTTGTGACGACTGACGAATGAATGTCTGATTGGCGGTGCTACATACCTACATACGCTAGAAAGTACATACACTAGAGACTATTTTGAATCTTATTTGATCACATATGTACATACATTTAATTAAGCCCAAGAGCATGACAAGACAACCCTTGACTCATCTATGTATGTGGTGAGATAATCTCACATTCTCACTCACTtttctttatgtatatatgtatacattatATTGTTTTAAGGAAGTGTGTTGTTCAAAAGACATCCACCAACCCATTTTGTCTATAAATACTCCCCATGACATATTATACACGCGAAGTAATTAATTTTGTCTACAAATACCCACGACATATCATATACGTGAAGTGAATCATGTTAACTTCATTACAAAATATCTCTCTTATATAATGAGCAAACAAGTGAACCTTTCATTTCTCACCCCACAAAAGAAATGAACCATATTTTTATCTTCTAGAGCACTGATAATTCAGATTATGAACCCCTCGTGTCACATATTCTGGCCCCGCCCCCGTGTCCTATATAAGCATAATTTCTCTGCTCTTAAATACTACACAACCTCTATTATTAATGCTCAAAAGTCCTCATAATAAAACTAAATGCCAATTTGTCCTCCGAGATTTATCTTTAGGATGACACTTGAGAAAGTGTCGCAGTCTAACCCACATGTAATGACGATAAATCTTGTGAACttctaaatatataattagtacaTGACAATATGACATACTTAACTTCTAAGGATGATTCGATATAATTTGGATTCTCCAACGACTTATGTTTGTATTGTCGAAAATTGTGCAACTCGAGTTAATTAAAGGGAATCACCACATTAATCGGAAgagtttacaaaataaattatgtaatgtCGCGTTTATGTCAATCATATTTTACCATTTTTAACCTGGATCCAAGGTCACCTTGTAGATAAAAAGGGACAATGTCCAATGGTTTGTTTGAAACATCAAAATGAAATTGTAATAAAAGGAAATAGTTAATGTAAGATTGATGCAATGGGGAATTACATGTATCTCGAACATACTACAATGTCCAAATGTTTTTATACCAAACTACCTAAACGAGtttcattattttaaataagtattaaaatgaAGCAGATATAATAGGCTTTTGTATTAAATCATAATCAAGATGAATAAAACTAACACGTGAATATTCATTGAACACAAGTATATAAAACAGATGCACGGAAATTCATGATATACAAACAAGCTAGTATATAAAACTGACACCAGAAATAAAAATCCAGATCATTTATTAATACCGAATATGATGCACAACGATTTTTAGATGATTTTATCTGTTTTAGTTTAATCATTGTTTCATTTaaacaagggtaaattacaaaaatcatatctgAGGTTTGTTTGAAACTACACTAGTCATATCTACAATTTAAAAGTTACGCGAGACATACCtatcgttgtcaaaaacttacactgaccatacctatcgTTGACGATcgtctatttgaccgttaagtcaagtcacgtgcattgcatgtgaggtatcaaaatcgtaatttcgcgtatacttcaggtatcatctgtgtaatttactctaataaaaaattattaagattattatatttatatttcaattattaaagtgggtagataatctatattaaatttcatatatatagggtaacactccgacaagaacactcttaaaataagaacgttGAGAACaattaaatacatcattttgatgcattaaaagtccataaaactaacatagtgcataactatatatcattatttaagtgtttaacaacacatttatccgtcaaaatcagaaaaatcatgttttttattggatgcatcattttgaagaatatgcatccaagatggatgcacaaaacaaaaaacatgtttttctcTGAAACTCCAAAATGCTACATATTGCTAATTagagaaatattttaaaaccatAACGAGTCTTCAACTTTTCTTTACCCATCTAATCTCAGGGGATGACAAAAAccatatgaaaaagttatattgcctaaaaaaaaatttgtgttttgtatctttttatatataggtttctatcaaaaagaataaatcataaaaaataaaataataataataataataataataataataatataaaagtaaaactttagTGGTTTTTATGGTTATGATCCTTGTTATATtcaatatacacatataacaaaataataatgatatatataacaaatgtattcttgtatcaattatttttctcgatacatttttcattaaaaaaaaactttttttcataattatttttttttctttttcatatctacccaactcaataattgaagtataaataaaactctaaaattcttaattattttttattagggtaatttacataaatgatacctgaagtatacaACAAATTACGATTTTGATCCTCACATGCACGACAcatgacttgacttaacggccaaatagatgaccgtcagcgataggtatggtcagtgtaagtttttaacAACATTGGGTATGTCTcacgtaatttttaaattgtaggtatgaccggtgcagtttcgaacaaacctcaggtatgatttttgtaatttaccctttaaACAAACCTGACCCCTAAAGTATAAGATCACACATGAATAGAACCtcaattttgttattaaaatgaTCATTGTGACCATCTTATGGATGATCTTGGATATATGATTAAGTTAACTAATAAGACAATCATGAATGATTCAATAATAGATGGATGATTAAAATGAAGAGTACTAATGCTTAATGTTGATCAAACCCCTTGCACCATGTTAGTTCTTCTAACAACTGCCGACGATGGTTCAACCACGCTGCAACTTCTACACGGGGTTGTGATCGACTGCATAAGTTTGTGAGCAAACCCTCCATTGTTGTTATGCTCCTTACCTCTAGACTTCCCTACTACATTATTGATTTTCTTGATACCTTTATTTCTAGGCTCTAAAATGTCTTTCATAGTTAAATTTCCTTGTACATGTACTTGTGACTGCTGATTTAGTTTCAATTCAAACAGATCAACCGATTGCGTCTTCTTGTGCTTGTTAACATCAATATGCGATTTCGCAGAGTAACTAAACTCAAAATCTATGTCTTTTTGCGAAACTTTTGTGGTTTTCTTTGGTGGTAGTTGTAGAGATTCTGATTTGGAAGATTGGTCTTGAATGCATACTAATCCGGTTAATGAGAGTGAATCGGATGAACACATATCTGCTGCTACATCAGAAGAAGGCATTTTGATCACCATGGATATTTAATTTAACAATCGAACGAATATGTTTTTAGATAATTAGTTCGAATAGATTAATACATAGAATGTTGGTTATATAGGCCAAAGAAATTGTCTTGATGTACCGGCTTGATCTTTTTCCTTGTTGCATTCTTTATAGTGTTTGTTTTATCTTACAACTTTGTTTGTAAAATGTGAAAACATCAACAACTTAAGTTAGCAATTTATAATTAAGTAGTGTACGATGATAATTAATGTGATAATGTATGCAGGGTACACAAAGTACATTGGAGGTTAGATGGCGGCTAAGACGGAAACCTTGAAGCATAAATAAGATGTCTAAGACCATGGGTGACAAGGGGGGTGGTGGACTCATTCGGTAATGGTGGTAATGTTAATTAGGTGGTGGTTATGACCGGGGTTCGACCGcggtgaaattttttttttttttttttaatattatttatctatCTTAGATTGGAATTTTGGGTGAGTGACGAGCTTAGGAGAGGACAGATTAAAAATAACAGTAAAGAATGTAACTCTCTGAACAAATTACgaataaaattttattactaACACTAAATTTTCTATATCTTATTATTGGAATTTTGGTATAGTGGGAATGTGgctaaattttaattttttaagaatCGAGTTGGTTATTAATGATCAACTACCTATAAATTAGAGTGATATTTGAATAAACAATATACAAATCCTcctcattttttatttactacCCTGAATGGAAACCATGGAAGTATGATTTTGAAGAGGAAACCCTTTGAACAAAATATAAACTTAACCTCTCAAAGAGAAAAACTCCTCTACAAGTTACTAAACTAATGCATGCACGATGTGGTTGTAATGATGGTAGCGACAGGAGTGGCAGGGTGGCAACTGGTGACAACAACTAGTAGtgtcaattatttatttaaaagtaattaatgtaaaaatggtAGTTTAATTCTCCTAGAAGTTGGAGGATAAATGTGGTAAATTGTTTCATTAGGAGAATTTTTGTATGCAGAGTATTAGTAATAGCAGTATTACCACACCAAGGTGATAGTGCCACATCATCACCCCACCACAACCACACCATTTCCATAACAATAACCTCAAAACTTATACCCCATAATATTAAAACaaccaatcaaaaacaaaagaaaacaataaaaaaattaaccacaccaccaccacccaacTCTTCCCAACGTGGACACAGCCACCTTGAGGCTTCCACATCACTACCACACCACTTCTTGTAATGGACCACATTGATAACACCGAGGTGGAAGTTAAAACCTTGTCCACACCATGCATCATTACAAGGGCTCTCATGTAGTGGTAGATGTGTTGAATAGTAATGAGCATTTTAAATACATTGAATatgtcatttgaaaaaaaagatGAGAGACTCATGTTTTATAATAAGGTATAGATAATAGATTAAATAAATGTGGGAATAATTTAAAGGTGATGTTACACGGGGAAAATTTAAGTGGAAGTGATGTTACATATGatactattattaattattaattaggtGGACGGATATGGTGAGCGGATATGGTAATTGCTTACTTGGGAGTACATTTCGTAGTTAACGTTGATGTGTTTGTTCGGGTGAGTCTTACAAAGAAATTATGTTATTTTGTTACCGCAAGTATATTTGAGGAACAATTTGTTGGCATGCACATGACTCGGTTTGGCCGTCCTCATTACAAAATTTTGTCTATACACAAAATGACAAACATGCAAGTCACGCTCTACATTATGTAAAGTTAATTGGATACAAGTGAATATTGCATCATTTTAAGTACAGTTTCGAACTAGCTAGTATTGCaccttaattaaataatttaacaGTTTCCCACAAGCATTAATAAATatacttattatatttttatacatgtttAAACAAATTAAGCATAATTAACTAGTGATCAATATGCTTAAAACTCATCATATAACGTCactttaattatcttttttttgtgtgtgaaagtCCTTCATCGGAAAGGGTGTcatatgttatattttttaaggAATTAGAATATCAAGTTGTCTTTTAACTATAAGATCTTTCAATAAGTACCTCAAGTTGATGACATATGCACATTGTGGATAGCTGTTtgtaataaaaatacaattgaaaaaagaagataaaatagAAATCATTCAAGGTTGTGATTTACATGCATTAGAAGGTAATGGTCGATTGCGCAAGAAAGGAGGAGATGTTTTAGCACCAtcttttatctatttaatattgtaatttatCACCATATCCTTCACAAACATACAATtacatatctaaaaaaaaaaaaaaaaaaacacatggttttgtttgatcaaatgtGGGATGAGGTTGTGGCTGGACCACAACCTAACCGTGGGCTAGGCCCCACCTTCTCAACCCGAGGTGCGttgaatatatttgttttaacattttgtgatCCAAACCAATTAGAATGCCAATATATGCACTACAATAATCCATTGACTTAGAATCAAAATCTTTGTAACATATATTTGTTGTGCATATGTAGAAGAGGCAAGTAGCAGTAACCAAGGGTCTATGTCGATGCCATCGAGCCCAACGACACCAGGGACTCCAACGAATACATCACCAACATCGGCACATGCTAAAGATAACGTCTGGAGGAGCGTTTTCAACCCCGGAAGTAATAGTGCTACCAAGGGTATTGGATCTAAAAGATTCGACAATACTAAACCTGGATCTCCCACTGTCTATGATTGGTATGTTCATAATATGTACATTAGACGGATCGTtagtactttttttattttgtcttggtgtcaccatatatataattttcaagtATTATCTTTCAAGAAGTTTCAATAACATAAACTTGCAAATACTTGTGCACATTCACTTTGGTCGGAGATTAATTTTCTATCTACTCTACAatattcttttctttgtttcttctCGTTTCCTTAATTAACCCCCTTTCATTCActtttattctatatatatatatatatatatatattatatatattttttttaaaatttaaaatgaatGTTGATAATATCACAcaaagatagatatatagaaaatgtCATGATTCGCTAAATATGATTGTGCGGTTTTTTTCACTCATAAGATAGAGTAGAACgtgttttcttttaattttaattgaatgctaacaacattattaatgtgctttgattaattactcataaCGCAGGATGTACAGTGGTGATTCAAGGAGCAAGTATCGTTAAGCAGGTAACGTGATGGAAGCATGTAAATAACGTCGTTAATTTCTGGTTTGAAGACCACCACATGTTCATAATGGTTCAAGTTAATTAGTCTTGTTATGATAAAATTGCTacgttatttatttatttattgtttcaaggttatatattgtcatatatatatattttgggtaTGCTATGAAGAAGCCAGTTTATGATATTTAGTGTTTTTTAAGGATGGAAATGAAAgaatttaaatgattttaaaattaGATGActtattgagtttttttttaaaggatgaAAAGGAATTGAATTGATAAGAAcctaagattttattttatgttttaaaatgaaCTTAAGAATTCATTTGAATAATCTAATGAGtttattgtttaattaaattagttatCTCAATACAAAAAGATAAACACAATctgatataaaaattttaaacttggAAAGAAATAAAATTGGAAATTGATTATGATGCGGATAGTGAATAAAGCTCCTAATATAACCTTAGGTTGTTCCCCAACGGTGTATCATGGTTATGTCACGACTGTGTCACGGCGTGATACAATTTGTTGCGTTGTGTCTTCAACGTTTCATGAAAAAACACCAAAGCCGAGTTgtttcaaatgttttttttttttatttaacaatactatTTTTATGCCAATATTGTTTTGTGCAATTCACAATACCCATTTGTTCGTTTGTAAAGTTGGCAAAAACATacatacgtgtatatatatatagattgtgtCATGCAGATACTCTAACTTCATTTAAAAATACCTTTAGTTAGATAGTGAGATAGTGGTGCCTTAGCCAATGTGATAAAGATGTAACCAATGACCAAAAAATAAAGGGAAATGAATCGTCAAAAAATGGATCAATGAAGAGGCAAACTATTCTCAACGTTGAAGTTACTATGATCCAAACAACAGAAAAATGCGGTTAGAgttaatgtaaatttttttttaataatttaatgtttttttaattaaatgtaatattttttagtgtaatgcttttttattaatgtaatttttttccaatgtaatgtttttttaaaatcaacatagtgtatttttataatgtaattttttccaatgtgatgttttttaatttaatataatgttttatttattaattaaaactttttaataaaaatgtgtgatgtattatttatttgaaaataataGAATATTGATGAAGAAGTAAAGTTAAAAGGAAGTAAGGAAAAGATGTTAGTAAGAAATGTGTCAAGAAAtgggtgtgtttggttagggGAAATGAATTGGGTGAAATGGAAATGCTTTCATTTCCTTCATTTGGTTAGGCCGAGAAAATAGGACACGGAGAAATACAACTCCTTGAGAAATAACTCTCTCCATATTTTCATTTCCCTTTCATTTTGGGTGGAAATCAAATTTGTGAAGGCAATTTCTTTGTGTGTTTTTCAAGGAGAAATGAGTTTTTTAAGGGGTATAAATTAAAAGGCACGTGATGTGCACATTTTCCCCAAAACAAAAAACTCTTCCAAGTTCTAATCTTTAGACGATTTTTCCGATTGCCACTTCCAATACTCCTGCAGTCCTCCATTATATTTGGCTTTCTTTTATGCCCATGTCAACCTCCTCGACTAAGGTTTTTCGTATTTTGCGTTTagttgtatttaatttttacttAGAATAACTAATGATACGGGTAGCTAATGATGAAGAACGAGAAGATAGAAAAGATATAAGATGAGGCGGTGATACGGTGGTGGTGTTGATGGGGTGATGAAGAGCACCgttggtggtgatgatggtgtGTTTATGGCGATGATGAATAGCACGGGTGCTAGAGATAATGGTGGTGATGGCGATGATGAAGGTTACCGCTGGTTGCCATGATGGTGTTGATGGCGATAATTCGATGATGAAGATGTGTATATAAATACTCATATGTTGTAGTCAAAGAAGTggataaaaataaagtatttataATGTTATCTTCTTTACTTTACTGAATGTTTATGTTTggatttttttatattgtttttttttttgttttacatttaCATAATGCATCTTTATTCCTGTTAatgtatttttagtttaaaaaaaaatattgtttttggtTAATGTTTATTTTCATTTCTCTAGATTATGTTTTAcctaatataagaaaaaaattttcataCCAATTTCTTTATCCTTACCAAATAAAGAAATTCATAGCATTTCtcaattaatttcatttcttcttatttcatttttctgtttcatttcatttctcttaATTTCTTCCTATCAAACGTGCCCTAAGTGAAGTGAATACGTAACAAAGATTTGACTATGAGAAAAAGATAAACAAAGTTCCTATTAGAAGAAGTGCAACcttaaaaaaccttttttatgcGCTTCGGAAAGAGACCCTCTCATTTTTGTGCACcttatcatttttcaaaaccaagggATGAAAAATGTAATATTTGAAAGAGCAacaaattttgtgtttttttacaGTAAAAAAGAAAGGGGacacaaaatccaaataattAATCGTTAGGAGGAGGAACAACTTCCG is drawn from Erigeron canadensis isolate Cc75 chromosome 9, C_canadensis_v1, whole genome shotgun sequence and contains these coding sequences:
- the LOC122581728 gene encoding protein DEHYDRATION-INDUCED 19-like, encoding MDSDFWTARLAAAKRQFTMQHHHHHNHQSSHLDRLNVDDFEVEEEIRPDFPCPYCYEDFDIGSLCSHLEDEHSCESRATICPVCSAKVTRDMLSHITLQHGHLFKMQRRRRLRRVAVPNSQALSLLGRDLREAHLQVLLGGGSGGVYRSSNINTSSSTSAAASDPFLSSLVLNFPGSEAEEISKSIVSNVEESSLKSPTPQHIWKSSFDPSLSSEEREKRMRQATGRAVFLQDLLVSTLLTD
- the LOC122583873 gene encoding dormancy-associated protein 1-like, which codes for MVLFDQMWDEVVAGPQPNRGLGPTFSTREEASSSNQGSMSMPSSPTTPGTPTNTSPTSAHAKDNVWRSVFNPGSNSATKGIGSKRFDNTKPGSPTVYDWMYSGDSRSKYR